In the genome of Spirochaetae bacterium HGW-Spirochaetae-1, one region contains:
- a CDS encoding PaaI family thioesterase encodes MIEFEDKICFGCGQENPQGLRLELRFDDDTKTAYGEYTASEYHEGPPNIIHAGIIAALLDETMITVNKYMDSVAMTSELTIRYLQPAFINENLYIRGWYVKKSKRVVENRAEIENEMGKIVARAKGKYIEVDDIPQPE; translated from the coding sequence ATGATAGAATTTGAAGATAAAATCTGTTTTGGCTGTGGGCAGGAAAATCCCCAGGGTCTCAGGCTTGAACTGCGGTTCGACGACGATACCAAGACAGCCTATGGTGAATATACAGCTTCCGAATATCATGAAGGTCCTCCCAATATTATCCACGCCGGAATAATCGCAGCACTGCTGGACGAGACCATGATCACCGTGAACAAGTATATGGACAGCGTGGCCATGACAAGTGAATTGACTATCCGTTATCTGCAGCCCGCTTTTATTAATGAAAACCTGTATATCCGCGGCTGGTATGTGAAGAAAAGTAAGCGTGTTGTTGAAAACAGGGCTGAAATTGAAAATGAGATGGGAAAAATTGTTGCACGCGCCAAGGGCAAATATATTGAAGTCGATGATATTCCCCAGCCCGAATAA
- a CDS encoding carboxypeptidase produces MAKYSGKRTRLSSLKDAAKSSSPRKGWDFSAGRGVLEFIYELITHFFDFLVNKCRESRTAVIGIIAGIFIAFFVILIVDFLNVRALANFQPNVTTKIYDKNNILVSELFTQKREIVPFEKIPKDLVHAFIAIEDNEFYEHYGINIKGIVRAFFINILAGGIKQGGSTITQQLSKILLTSRKRSIYRKIKEAFISLMMEAFYSKDEILNLYLNQIFLGHGAYGVESAAQIYFNKHVWELNTAQCALLASLPSSPNRLSPIRHPKASMARHRIVLAKMVEMGFLTVDEAEKYYLQFWPDYLVYTADIAPTLNTFSSRIDKAPWFTEYIRRQLVSTYGEEAVYNKGLLVYTTLDLKKQVVAQRALSEGLENQSGTSVALSFKNADYIMDNFYDTVSLVSDLFDINSITRTGSRQNEKINSVFRDEIAEELEGLNYLVGIEEIGDFFGEYKGTYLDDRNLQKVEGCIVSINQNNGYIEALVGGSEFTSINQLNRAMQSRRQPGSAIKPLLYAAAFESGDFTPATAILDSPIVFLDNEGGDWLPENYEGEYYGLVRLRKALALSINVVSIRIAEKLGIEYIMKYYARLLKIEAGETKKRIPRNFSIALGSLEVSPFELTRAYAIIANGGKDVIPFSIRYINDRDGKTLENREEDVAKLLAEKQKNGTIQIIKPETAQLMISMLRGVIAGGTGGAASPGRPAGGKTGTTNNWRDAWFVGFVPQVTTGLWVGFDKMGLSLGIGQAGGSVAAPIWGRYMREGMEHEPVLEFPVYAGLIEQEVCERTGLLPSSSCRNVIKEYFISGTVPEKECDTCANIDHDISMPVKGPRDNISKGQKENIIRNLKKNAGDSIIDDIGNDLLRK; encoded by the coding sequence ATGGCAAAATACAGCGGAAAAAGGACCAGGCTGTCCAGCCTGAAGGATGCAGCTAAGTCTTCATCACCCCGAAAAGGGTGGGATTTCAGTGCCGGCAGGGGCGTTCTGGAATTTATATATGAACTCATTACCCATTTTTTTGATTTTCTGGTTAATAAATGCAGGGAATCCCGTACTGCCGTCATCGGGATTATCGCTGGTATTTTCATTGCCTTCTTTGTAATTCTGATAGTTGATTTCCTGAACGTAAGGGCCCTGGCCAACTTTCAGCCCAATGTAACGACTAAAATTTACGATAAAAACAACATACTCGTTTCGGAGCTCTTTACGCAGAAACGGGAGATTGTCCCTTTTGAAAAGATACCGAAGGACCTTGTCCACGCCTTCATCGCCATTGAAGACAATGAATTCTATGAACACTACGGCATAAATATCAAGGGTATTGTCCGGGCCTTTTTCATCAACATCCTGGCCGGCGGTATCAAGCAGGGCGGCAGCACCATTACCCAGCAGCTTTCGAAAATACTGCTCACCTCGCGTAAACGGAGCATCTACCGGAAAATCAAGGAAGCCTTCATTTCTCTGATGATGGAGGCTTTTTATTCGAAAGATGAGATTCTGAACCTCTATCTGAATCAGATATTCCTGGGCCACGGCGCCTATGGCGTGGAATCGGCGGCGCAGATATATTTCAACAAACATGTGTGGGAGCTCAATACAGCCCAGTGCGCGTTGCTGGCTTCACTGCCGTCATCGCCAAACAGGCTTTCCCCTATACGGCATCCCAAGGCCTCCATGGCACGGCATCGCATTGTTCTGGCAAAGATGGTGGAGATGGGTTTTCTCACCGTCGATGAGGCTGAAAAATATTATCTCCAGTTCTGGCCCGATTATCTTGTATACACGGCGGATATTGCTCCCACGCTCAACACCTTCAGCTCGCGTATTGACAAGGCTCCATGGTTTACCGAGTATATCCGCCGCCAGCTCGTGAGCACCTACGGTGAGGAGGCGGTGTACAACAAGGGGCTCCTGGTATACACAACCCTCGATCTGAAAAAGCAGGTGGTGGCCCAGCGCGCCCTCTCCGAAGGCCTGGAGAACCAGTCGGGTACGTCCGTGGCGCTATCCTTTAAAAATGCCGATTACATCATGGACAATTTTTATGATACGGTAAGTCTTGTGTCCGATCTTTTTGACATTAATTCTATCACGCGGACGGGCTCACGCCAGAACGAGAAGATAAACAGTGTTTTCCGCGATGAAATCGCCGAGGAACTGGAAGGACTGAATTATCTTGTCGGCATCGAAGAAATTGGTGATTTTTTTGGTGAGTATAAGGGTACCTATCTCGATGACAGAAATCTGCAGAAGGTCGAGGGGTGCATCGTTTCCATCAATCAGAACAACGGTTATATCGAAGCCCTGGTGGGGGGAAGTGAATTTACCAGCATCAACCAGCTCAATCGCGCCATGCAGTCACGGCGTCAGCCCGGTTCCGCCATCAAACCCCTGCTCTATGCCGCAGCCTTTGAAAGCGGGGATTTCACACCGGCCACGGCCATACTGGACTCGCCCATCGTGTTCCTGGACAATGAAGGAGGCGACTGGTTGCCGGAAAACTACGAGGGCGAGTATTACGGTCTCGTGCGGCTGCGCAAGGCCCTGGCTCTGTCCATAAATGTCGTTTCCATCAGGATCGCCGAAAAGCTCGGCATTGAATATATCATGAAGTATTATGCACGTTTGCTGAAGATCGAAGCAGGCGAGACTAAAAAGAGGATACCGCGGAATTTTTCCATCGCCCTGGGCTCCCTGGAGGTGTCCCCCTTTGAGCTGACCAGGGCCTATGCCATTATCGCTAACGGCGGTAAAGATGTCATTCCCTTCAGCATCAGGTATATCAACGACCGCGATGGAAAGACCCTGGAAAACCGCGAGGAGGATGTGGCAAAGCTTCTCGCGGAGAAACAAAAGAACGGCACTATCCAGATCATCAAACCAGAGACAGCCCAGCTCATGATCAGCATGCTGCGCGGTGTCATCGCCGGCGGAACAGGGGGAGCAGCTTCACCGGGAAGGCCTGCGGGCGGTAAAACCGGCACTACCAATAACTGGCGTGATGCCTGGTTCGTGGGTTTCGTGCCCCAGGTGACCACGGGTCTCTGGGTGGGATTCGACAAGATGGGCCTTTCGCTGGGAATCGGCCAGGCAGGCGGATCAGTGGCTGCTCCTATCTGGGGCAGGTACATGCGTGAAGGCATGGAGCATGAACCGGTACTTGAGTTTCCCGTCTATGCGGGACTGATTGAACAGGAGGTGTGCGAAAGGACCGGGCTTCTTCCATCGTCCTCATGCCGGAATGTAATCAAGGAGTATTTTATATCAGGCACGGTTCCCGAAAAGGAATGCGATACATGCGCAAATATAGATCATGATATCTCCATGCCCGTAAAGGGCCCCCGTGATAATATTTCCAAGGGTCAGAAAGAAAATATCATCAGAAACCTGAAGAAAAATGCCGGTGATTCCATCATCGATGATATCGGTAACGATCTCTTAAGAAAATAA
- a CDS encoding 6-phosphofructokinase codes for MTTPKHKKVGILFSGGPAPSANAVISSVAETFIRDNIPVIGIMRGYEFIQDFNKNYPKLRKDVHYGNITEDITKIRNRTGIFLRTSRANPGKDIKTMEDLNDPVKNARLRNIIDALDYLEIGALISIGGDDTLKTANFLWLMGLPVIHIPKTIDNDYYGIPWTFGYWTAVDTAQKILLNLKADAQATDSFFIVELMGRKAGWITYAAGISSECILMLSAEDVKGDTIDMDKFVEIITDVIIARENDKNPFGVIAVSEGLVDKLPEELKPTAKDKHGNVLYREAKISSVLAEHVRDRYRDKTGLDVKVTPKQVGYETRSGSPVAFDVVMGSMLGYGAAKFCRENKFGVMVSVSDNFDLKAVSFSELIDPETMLTRLRDVPQGSDLFSLKENLSFCKIFD; via the coding sequence ATGACAACACCGAAGCACAAAAAGGTCGGCATTCTGTTTTCAGGCGGACCTGCGCCCAGCGCCAACGCCGTTATATCATCGGTAGCGGAGACATTTATCAGGGACAATATCCCGGTAATCGGTATTATGCGGGGATATGAATTCATCCAGGACTTCAACAAGAATTATCCGAAACTGCGGAAGGATGTCCATTATGGGAATATAACAGAGGATATAACGAAGATCAGGAACCGTACCGGTATTTTTCTGCGGACGTCCAGGGCAAACCCGGGAAAGGATATTAAAACCATGGAAGACCTGAATGACCCGGTAAAGAACGCCCGTCTCAGAAATATTATCGACGCGCTGGATTATCTTGAAATAGGCGCCCTCATCTCAATCGGCGGTGATGATACCCTGAAGACCGCTAATTTTCTCTGGCTCATGGGACTTCCCGTCATCCATATTCCCAAAACGATTGATAATGACTACTATGGAATTCCCTGGACCTTCGGTTACTGGACTGCCGTGGACACGGCCCAGAAAATACTGCTCAATCTTAAGGCCGATGCCCAGGCAACGGACAGCTTTTTCATCGTTGAACTCATGGGAAGGAAGGCGGGATGGATCACCTATGCCGCAGGCATTTCCTCGGAGTGCATACTTATGTTATCTGCGGAAGATGTCAAGGGCGACACGATTGATATGGATAAGTTCGTGGAGATTATTACCGATGTGATTATAGCGAGGGAGAACGATAAAAATCCCTTTGGTGTTATCGCCGTTTCCGAAGGCCTGGTGGATAAGCTACCCGAGGAATTGAAACCAACGGCGAAGGATAAACATGGGAATGTCCTCTACCGTGAGGCGAAGATATCTTCGGTCCTGGCAGAACATGTCAGGGACAGATACCGCGATAAAACCGGCCTCGACGTGAAGGTGACACCCAAGCAGGTGGGATATGAGACACGGTCCGGTTCTCCCGTGGCCTTTGACGTGGTCATGGGGAGTATGCTGGGATACGGTGCTGCGAAATTCTGCCGCGAAAACAAGTTCGGTGTCATGGTGTCGGTCTCGGACAATTTCGATCTGAAGGCCGTGTCATTTTCAGAACTTATAGATCCGGAAACCATGCTCACCCGCCTGCGGGATGTTCCCCAGGGGAGCGACCTTTTTTCGCTGAAGGAAAATCTATCCTTCTGTAAAATATTCGACTGA
- a CDS encoding flagellin: protein MIINHNVAAIFAHRTLKFHDWDLTKDVEKLSSGMRINKAGDDASGLAVSEKMRSQIQGLRQAERNTEDGMSMIQTAEGYLEETHSIVQRVRVLAVQAANGIYTAEDRQLIQVEVSELVDEIDRISSQAEFNKMKLLTGSFARLHPTASMWFHMGPNMHQRERVFIETMTTAALGLRNPTVLTFISISTPGKANAVIGLADEALRIISKQRADLGAYYNRLEHAAKGLMNAYENVQASESRIRDTDMAEQMSSFIRYQILTQASTSMLAQANTKSQTVLQLLQ, encoded by the coding sequence ATGATAATAAACCACAACGTAGCCGCTATTTTTGCGCACAGAACCTTAAAATTCCATGACTGGGATCTCACCAAGGATGTAGAAAAACTTTCTTCAGGAATGAGAATAAACAAGGCCGGTGATGACGCATCGGGTCTCGCTGTATCGGAAAAAATGCGTTCACAGATACAGGGTCTCCGCCAGGCAGAAAGGAATACTGAAGACGGTATGTCCATGATTCAGACGGCCGAAGGTTATCTGGAAGAAACCCACAGCATCGTTCAGCGTGTGCGTGTTCTCGCCGTTCAGGCGGCCAACGGTATCTACACCGCAGAAGACAGGCAGCTGATCCAGGTCGAAGTTTCCGAGCTTGTCGATGAAATCGACCGCATCAGCTCACAGGCTGAATTCAATAAAATGAAACTCCTCACCGGTTCATTCGCACGTCTGCATCCCACGGCCTCCATGTGGTTTCACATGGGTCCCAACATGCATCAGCGCGAACGCGTATTCATCGAAACAATGACAACGGCGGCGCTGGGACTGCGTAACCCGACTGTTCTTACCTTCATTTCCATTTCCACACCGGGTAAGGCAAACGCGGTTATCGGTCTCGCCGATGAGGCACTGCGCATCATCTCGAAACAACGTGCAGACCTGGGTGCCTACTACAACAGGCTTGAACATGCGGCCAAGGGCCTCATGAACGCCTATGAAAACGTACAGGCATCGGAAAGCCGCATCCGGGACACCGACATGGCCGAACAGATGTCTTCATTTATCCGATATCAGATACTCACGCAGGCGTCGACATCAATGCTTGCGCAGGCCAACACCAAGTCACAGACAGTATTGCAATTATTACAATAG
- a CDS encoding ATPase, which produces MTKPVFDPEKNLEELLKMDAEEVQQGPESMGGKPGEPSHASEFNFDIKPEQLEEYLNKYVIAQEEAVEVIATKVCTHFNRMKLEQKMTEEERLVGNIKSNILLIGPTGVGKTYIIKLIAKRIGVPFVKADATKFSETGYVGGDVEDLVRELVHEADGDIAKAEYGIIYIDEIDKIASSVGLHGPDVSRSGVQRNLLKLMEEADVDLKTPHDLASQVEAAMEAQKTGKVSRRKINTRNILFIVSGAFQGLDEHINKRLNRQSIGFEKIRVTMESKQDVLKMVKTEDLLQFGFESEFIGRLPVYVVLNNLDKDGLYKILKNEHSTVVLGKKLDFRSYGIKIAFSDEALKNLAKKAYEEKTGARGLLTVFEKLLIKFEKKLPSTSVTELEVDMKLIEKPDETLNQILLKEGIERFQKDFLVQHGTFLEFDEKAAGKILAIATERKKKIKDICEELFHDYFHGMRLMKLESFIITTEAVDNPQDYLNDYIKEFFKKQNG; this is translated from the coding sequence ATGACTAAACCCGTGTTTGATCCGGAAAAGAACCTGGAAGAACTACTGAAAATGGATGCTGAAGAGGTTCAGCAAGGCCCGGAGTCCATGGGCGGAAAACCCGGTGAGCCCTCCCATGCATCCGAATTCAACTTTGATATAAAACCAGAACAGCTCGAAGAATATCTCAATAAATACGTCATTGCTCAGGAAGAGGCCGTTGAGGTTATCGCCACAAAGGTGTGTACGCACTTCAACCGTATGAAACTGGAACAGAAGATGACCGAGGAAGAACGCCTCGTGGGAAACATCAAGAGCAATATCCTCCTCATCGGACCAACCGGTGTGGGTAAAACCTATATCATCAAACTCATCGCCAAAAGAATCGGCGTCCCCTTTGTCAAGGCCGATGCGACTAAATTCAGTGAGACCGGATACGTGGGCGGTGACGTGGAAGACCTGGTGCGCGAACTGGTACATGAGGCCGACGGGGATATCGCCAAAGCCGAATACGGCATCATCTACATCGACGAGATTGATAAAATTGCCTCCTCAGTGGGGCTCCACGGTCCCGATGTATCAAGAAGCGGCGTGCAGCGCAACCTGCTGAAACTCATGGAGGAAGCCGACGTGGACCTGAAAACGCCCCATGACCTGGCATCGCAGGTCGAGGCGGCCATGGAGGCGCAGAAAACCGGCAAGGTGAGCCGCCGCAAAATCAACACGCGCAACATCCTCTTCATCGTATCGGGAGCCTTCCAGGGCCTGGACGAGCACATCAACAAACGGCTCAACCGTCAGTCCATCGGTTTCGAGAAAATTCGTGTGACCATGGAAAGCAAGCAGGATGTACTGAAGATGGTCAAAACCGAGGACCTGCTGCAGTTCGGTTTTGAATCGGAGTTCATTGGCAGGCTTCCCGTGTATGTTGTCCTCAACAACCTGGACAAAGACGGACTCTATAAAATACTGAAGAACGAACACAGCACTGTTGTGCTGGGCAAAAAACTGGACTTCCGGTCTTATGGAATAAAAATAGCCTTCAGTGATGAAGCGCTGAAAAACCTGGCAAAAAAAGCCTACGAGGAAAAAACCGGAGCCCGTGGCCTGCTGACGGTTTTTGAAAAACTGCTTATAAAGTTCGAGAAAAAACTTCCCTCCACAAGCGTGACCGAGCTGGAAGTGGACATGAAACTCATCGAAAAACCCGATGAGACCTTAAACCAAATTCTGCTAAAAGAAGGCATCGAGCGTTTCCAAAAAGATTTTCTTGTCCAACACGGGACCTTTCTTGAGTTTGACGAAAAGGCCGCAGGGAAAATACTGGCAATAGCCACGGAAAGGAAAAAGAAAATCAAGGATATCTGTGAAGAGCTCTTCCATGACTACTTTCACGGGATGCGGCTCATGAAACTGGAGAGCTTTATTATCACCACTGAGGCCGTGGACAATCCCCAGGATTACCTGAACGACTATATCAAGGAATTTTTCAAGAAACAGAATGGATAG
- a CDS encoding carbonic anhydrase encodes MIHKNVVTDFSAKAYDPQIDPSAYIHPLGAVIGNAIIGKRVMVSPFASVRGDEGQALHVGDESNVQDGVIIHALETEHEGHAIEKNLVEADGKKYAVYIGKRVSLAHQVQIHGPAYVGNDTFIGMQSLLFRAKVGNNCVVEPKCLVMGVTVPDGRYVPAGTILKKQTDADKLPEITADYPLKDLNKGVVHVNTNLADGYNKAGIK; translated from the coding sequence ATGATACATAAAAACGTAGTAACCGATTTCTCAGCCAAAGCATATGATCCCCAAATTGACCCCTCGGCCTATATACATCCCCTGGGCGCTGTAATCGGCAACGCCATCATCGGCAAACGGGTGATGGTTTCCCCTTTTGCCTCGGTACGCGGCGATGAAGGACAGGCCCTCCACGTGGGCGATGAGTCCAATGTGCAGGACGGCGTTATCATCCACGCCCTGGAGACCGAGCATGAAGGGCACGCCATCGAGAAAAATCTTGTCGAGGCCGACGGTAAAAAATACGCCGTATATATCGGGAAACGCGTATCCCTGGCGCACCAGGTGCAGATCCACGGACCCGCCTATGTGGGAAATGACACCTTCATCGGCATGCAGTCCCTGCTATTCCGGGCCAAAGTCGGCAACAACTGCGTGGTAGAACCCAAGTGCCTGGTCATGGGTGTCACAGTACCCGACGGACGGTATGTTCCTGCCGGCACTATCCTGAAAAAACAGACCGACGCCGACAAGCTTCCTGAGATAACCGCCGACTACCCACTGAAGGACCTGAACAAGGGCGTGGTTCATGTGAATACGAATCTCGCCGACGGGTATAACAAGGCGGGGATAAAATAG
- a CDS encoding TIGR00341 family protein, with protein sequence MYQLRQLCGCLHRQRHRCNVRRPMSIKDLFPRSKNPPQKSEDSAAEISPDDKNVPAKKTETDDRKGQKVRQEKKAENDSDPKVSSVKKNDERTAAAAQKSDIRSLVDYVIDEEERTFRNYINPRFWLEKRRDIQQIRKKEEHGLNIYEILAGGAAPSREYYILTVLSCIIATTGLVQGSTATIIGAMIVAPLMTPILAFSLAVIWGDLQLIRISLGSIAKGMFWAILISSAISFIIPLPVYSGEIMARTHPTLFDIIVALASGIVGAYGYANEKISNTLVGIAIAVALMPPLCTVGIGLGTMNREVASGAFILFIINLISIGLAGAVVFWAMKIHPPLADETRVARRAMYQIVLSVLILAAIAVPVSIFMYDDYQRVEAKEYARLAFHREFPGLEILSLEAEEGKDHYSLRIVITGSDEPEREKILFLKKSVITNHPRITDMKIIFMKGDVLMMK encoded by the coding sequence ATGTACCAACTGCGGCAATTGTGTGGATGCCTGCACCGTCAACGCCATCGATGTAATGTGAGGAGACCCATGTCGATTAAAGATTTATTTCCCCGGTCAAAGAATCCACCGCAGAAGAGCGAGGATAGTGCTGCCGAAATAAGTCCCGATGATAAAAACGTCCCGGCGAAAAAGACCGAAACCGATGACCGTAAAGGGCAAAAAGTACGCCAGGAGAAAAAAGCGGAGAACGATTCTGATCCGAAAGTCAGCTCAGTGAAGAAAAATGACGAAAGGACCGCTGCTGCCGCTCAGAAGAGCGATATCAGATCTCTGGTGGATTACGTTATCGATGAAGAGGAACGAACCTTTCGCAATTATATCAATCCCCGTTTCTGGCTGGAAAAACGGCGTGATATTCAGCAGATTCGTAAAAAGGAAGAGCATGGTCTGAATATATATGAGATACTTGCGGGTGGGGCAGCTCCCTCGCGGGAATATTATATCCTTACGGTGCTATCCTGTATTATTGCCACTACCGGTCTCGTTCAGGGATCCACGGCAACCATTATCGGGGCCATGATAGTGGCACCACTCATGACACCAATCCTGGCCTTTTCACTGGCTGTTATATGGGGGGATCTTCAGCTTATCCGTATTTCCCTCGGTTCCATAGCCAAGGGAATGTTCTGGGCCATCCTTATCTCCTCGGCGATCAGTTTTATAATTCCGCTTCCCGTGTATTCCGGGGAGATCATGGCCAGGACGCACCCCACGCTCTTTGATATTATTGTGGCGCTGGCGTCGGGCATAGTGGGAGCCTATGGTTACGCCAATGAAAAAATCAGCAATACCCTGGTGGGCATAGCCATAGCCGTGGCGTTGATGCCGCCTCTCTGTACCGTGGGTATCGGTCTGGGCACCATGAACCGGGAAGTTGCCTCGGGCGCCTTTATCCTGTTTATTATAAACCTCATTTCCATCGGGCTTGCAGGCGCCGTGGTTTTCTGGGCGATGAAGATACATCCTCCCCTGGCCGATGAAACCCGTGTGGCGCGCAGGGCCATGTACCAGATAGTACTCTCCGTATTGATTCTGGCGGCCATCGCAGTTCCTGTTAGTATTTTCATGTATGATGATTACCAGCGTGTCGAGGCAAAGGAATACGCGCGGCTTGCCTTCCACCGGGAATTTCCCGGGCTGGAAATACTCTCCCTTGAAGCAGAGGAAGGAAAGGATCACTATTCACTGCGTATTGTTATTACAGGAAGCGATGAGCCAGAGAGGGAGAAGATTCTTTTCCTGAAGAAAAGTGTCATCACGAACCATCCCAGAATAACTGACATGAAGATTATATTCATGAAGGGTGATGTTCTCATGATGAAGTAG
- a CDS encoding thioredoxin, with protein sequence MYLVVALILAFFLLQYGMVLKMRMKKGKPAPELTGSYAKALKTGNKSLFYFYSPGCGACRPMTPLIEKMMKQYKNIFKVNISQDMDTARRFGVMGTPATILVRDGRIAEFLVGPQQEKRIIELMQ encoded by the coding sequence ATATATCTTGTTGTCGCTCTTATTCTTGCCTTTTTTCTGCTGCAATACGGCATGGTGCTTAAAATGCGTATGAAAAAGGGCAAACCCGCTCCTGAACTCACGGGGTCCTATGCAAAAGCCCTCAAGACAGGAAACAAATCCCTTTTTTATTTTTACAGTCCGGGCTGCGGTGCATGTCGGCCCATGACGCCTCTCATTGAAAAAATGATGAAACAGTATAAAAATATTTTCAAGGTGAACATCTCCCAGGATATGGACACGGCACGTCGTTTCGGCGTCATGGGAACCCCGGCCACGATCCTGGTTCGTGACGGTCGTATTGCAGAATTTCTCGTGGGTCCCCAGCAGGAGAAGAGAATTATTGAACTCATGCAGTAA
- a CDS encoding B12-binding domain-containing radical SAM protein gives MSFFPGAVFMKKKVLMIYPEIPITFWSLKYALEMAGFKSTLPPLGLMTVASLLPDSYDIKLIDMAVSEVKKNDILWADIVFISAMIIQKNSFEKVVQLCNELHVPVAAGGPYPTSSHESISGVDYFILNEAEITLPGFIKDYESGMAKKLYMSDEKPDITQTPVPRLDLIDISSYSSMALQYSRGCPFNCEFCDIIEMFGRIPRTKLPDQFLDEMNAVYKTGFRGFLFIVDDNFIGNKKHVKALLKKIIEWQKERGYPFALFTEASVDLAQDDELLDLMVEAGFGEVFLGIETPDSDTLVDIQKKQNLRLDIFESVRKIQNHGIEVMAGFIVGFDSDPENIFEQQINFIQKAAIPQAMVGLLSALPNTQLFRRLAKEKRLKGLSTGDNLKIDVNFLTKMPLDTLIDGYKYIISEIYNPKKYFERCMSLLKQMPEEHRLWDIIKKTRTKDFFKDTDFSYVKQLKIFLNIVFKMTFTHYGFYFLRFLKDSMRYNYKYFFYAISLSARGYHYFKVADMLGKNN, from the coding sequence ATGTCATTTTTCCCCGGAGCTGTATTCATGAAAAAAAAAGTCCTCATGATATATCCTGAAATCCCAATAACCTTCTGGAGCCTGAAATATGCCCTTGAAATGGCGGGCTTTAAATCGACCCTTCCCCCCCTGGGACTCATGACTGTCGCCTCCCTGCTTCCCGATTCATATGACATTAAACTCATTGATATGGCCGTCAGCGAAGTCAAAAAAAATGATATCCTGTGGGCCGATATTGTTTTTATATCGGCAATGATTATTCAAAAAAATTCATTTGAAAAAGTGGTTCAGCTTTGTAATGAGCTTCACGTTCCTGTTGCTGCCGGCGGACCCTATCCAACCTCATCACATGAATCCATATCGGGAGTCGATTATTTTATTCTAAATGAGGCTGAAATTACTCTGCCCGGATTTATAAAAGATTATGAATCGGGCATGGCTAAAAAACTGTATATGAGTGATGAAAAACCTGACATTACACAGACGCCGGTGCCGCGTTTGGATCTGATTGACATATCCTCCTACAGCAGCATGGCATTACAGTATTCACGGGGATGCCCTTTTAATTGTGAATTCTGCGACATCATCGAAATGTTCGGCAGAATTCCCCGCACAAAACTCCCGGACCAGTTCCTCGATGAAATGAATGCCGTATATAAAACGGGATTTCGGGGATTTCTATTTATTGTTGATGATAATTTTATTGGAAACAAAAAACATGTCAAAGCCCTTTTGAAAAAGATTATTGAATGGCAGAAAGAGCGTGGATATCCATTCGCCCTTTTTACTGAAGCGAGCGTTGACCTGGCCCAGGATGATGAATTACTTGATCTCATGGTTGAGGCCGGTTTTGGCGAAGTTTTTCTCGGCATTGAAACACCCGATTCAGACACTCTGGTTGATATTCAAAAAAAGCAGAACCTGCGGCTCGATATTTTTGAAAGTGTAAGAAAAATTCAAAACCACGGCATTGAAGTTATGGCCGGCTTTATTGTTGGATTTGATTCCGACCCTGAAAATATATTTGAGCAGCAGATTAACTTTATCCAGAAAGCCGCCATACCCCAGGCAATGGTAGGCCTTCTGTCTGCACTGCCCAACACGCAATTGTTCAGACGTCTGGCAAAAGAAAAACGATTAAAAGGCCTGAGCACGGGGGATAACCTGAAGATAGATGTTAATTTTTTAACCAAAATGCCCCTGGATACTTTAATAGACGGATATAAATATATAATTTCCGAAATTTATAATCCAAAAAAATATTTTGAACGATGCATGTCTCTATTAAAGCAGATGCCCGAAGAACACAGGCTGTGGGATATAATCAAAAAGACAAGAACAAAGGATTTTTTTAAGGATACTGATTTCAGTTATGTAAAACAGCTGAAAATTTTTCTTAATATAGTATTTAAAATGACATTTACCCATTACGGGTTCTATTTCCTGCGATTTCTTAAGGACTCCATGAGGTATAATTATAAATATTTTTTTTATGCAATAAGTCTCTCTGCGAGAGGGTACCATTATTTCAAAGTCGCTGATATGCTCGGTAAAAATAATTAA